In one Sulfitobacter sp. LCG007 genomic region, the following are encoded:
- the tssG gene encoding type VI secretion system baseplate subunit TssG, with translation METEKRAPGADLSRLDALRISPGSHHLFQALRIIEAAHPDRPRLGRSRRPAQDPVRLGQAPELAFPRSTVTSLAKDARSGRERLTQQAFGLFGPHGALPLHLTEYARDRQRNNGDGALVGFADMLHHRMLSLFYRAWASAEPAPSNDRPDDHPFGEKLDALAGVAGEAFECRDTMHDSARRHFAGLLGAAAKSEAGLAAILRRVFAAEVEIESFVGSWLHLEPEDRGALGGAVLGRNASLGNKVWSREAKFRLRIGPLSLAEYERLLPGGQSLKRLAALVRNYAGDTLDWEATLVLRATDVPPTQLGAGARLGLTSWIGERPEKDADDLSLTAPQNALP, from the coding sequence ATGGAAACCGAGAAGCGGGCGCCGGGTGCTGATCTGAGCCGCCTCGACGCGCTCAGGATCTCCCCCGGGTCCCATCATCTTTTCCAGGCGCTGCGCATCATCGAGGCGGCGCATCCCGACAGGCCCCGGCTCGGGCGCTCGCGCAGGCCGGCGCAGGATCCGGTGCGGCTCGGGCAGGCACCGGAACTGGCCTTTCCCCGCTCGACCGTCACCAGTCTCGCCAAGGATGCGCGCAGCGGACGGGAGCGGCTGACCCAGCAGGCCTTCGGCCTTTTCGGGCCTCATGGCGCCTTGCCGCTGCATCTCACAGAATACGCCCGTGACCGGCAGCGCAACAATGGCGACGGCGCGTTGGTGGGCTTCGCCGACATGCTGCACCATCGCATGCTGTCGCTGTTCTACCGCGCCTGGGCCAGCGCCGAACCCGCGCCCTCCAACGACCGGCCCGACGACCACCCGTTCGGCGAAAAGCTCGACGCGCTGGCCGGCGTCGCGGGCGAGGCTTTTGAATGCCGTGACACGATGCACGACAGCGCCCGACGCCATTTCGCCGGGCTGCTTGGCGCCGCAGCAAAAAGCGAGGCCGGGCTCGCGGCCATCCTGCGTCGCGTCTTCGCCGCCGAGGTGGAGATCGAAAGCTTCGTCGGATCCTGGCTGCATCTCGAACCGGAGGACCGCGGCGCGCTCGGCGGTGCGGTTCTCGGCAGGAACGCGAGCCTCGGCAACAAGGTCTGGTCGCGCGAGGCCAAGTTCCGCCTGCGCATCGGACCGCTCTCGCTGGCCGAGTACGAACGGCTTCTGCCGGGCGGGCAGAGCCTCAAGCGCCTCGCCGCGCTCGTCCGGAACTATGCCGGCGACACGCTCGACTGGGAGGCGACCCTCGTGCTGCGCGCCACCGATGTGCCGCCCACGCAACTGGGCGCGGGCGCACGGCTCGGCCTGACAAGCTGGATTGGCGAACGCCCTGAAAAGGACGCTGACGACCTTTCCCTCACCGCCCCGCAAAACGCCCTCCCCTGA
- the tssF gene encoding type VI secretion system baseplate subunit TssF, with amino-acid sequence MDTRLLRHYETELSYLREMGAEFAESYPKIASRLGMDQLEVMDPYVERLLEGSAFMAARVQLELEMQYPAFTQNLLEIIYPHLLAPSPAMMVARLSPDTAQGGLAEGFTLPRGTELRGRVPEGGQTACRFTTTQDATLWPLEITEAEYVDGRAELVTAGLAGGNQAKAALRLRIARSGGAALGDLPLDRLTLFLAGAGSEPWRLYESILGSGVALAGRSTDRRADWSVALGCDIRPRGFDPEEALLPVPGQSFEGYRLLQEYFAMPQRFFFIDLCGLGTAVRRVEGHDLDLYILLSESAPALKSITPASFDLHAVPAVNLFTKRCDRVPVSAGDIDYHVLPDRSAPLDYEIYRLDSVTGIAGDDADDVTFRPFYSAEDFTPFGDRQTAYYSVRRRMRQRSETQRLKGPRTSYLGSDLYLSLSDHEQAPYPAGIEQLAVTALCTNRDLPLLTPTGGGETDFTLPGGGPVTGIRAIVPPTRPRHSLAEGQHAWRLVSHLSLNYLSIADADRGTGAAALRELVGLYAALGDPGMAGQMEGLISVASRPVVRRMADGVLSTAVRGLELRVGFDESFFEGTGCYLLGAVLEAFFAKYVSLNSFTETVIHSQQRGDIARWKPRSGRRVLI; translated from the coding sequence ATGGATACCCGCCTTCTGCGCCACTACGAGACCGAGCTTTCATATCTCCGCGAGATGGGGGCCGAGTTCGCCGAATCCTATCCCAAGATCGCGTCGCGGCTTGGAATGGACCAGCTCGAGGTCATGGACCCTTATGTCGAGCGCCTGCTCGAGGGGTCGGCCTTCATGGCAGCGCGGGTGCAGCTCGAACTCGAGATGCAGTATCCCGCCTTTACCCAGAACCTGCTCGAGATCATCTACCCCCACCTGCTCGCGCCGTCGCCGGCCATGATGGTGGCGCGGCTCAGCCCGGACACCGCGCAAGGCGGTTTGGCCGAGGGCTTCACCTTGCCGCGTGGCACGGAATTGCGCGGACGGGTGCCCGAGGGCGGGCAGACGGCCTGCCGCTTCACGACCACGCAGGACGCGACGCTCTGGCCGCTGGAAATCACCGAGGCCGAGTATGTCGACGGTCGCGCCGAGCTGGTGACGGCCGGTCTGGCCGGCGGCAATCAGGCCAAGGCTGCGCTTCGGCTGCGGATCGCCCGCAGCGGCGGCGCGGCGCTTGGGGATCTGCCGCTTGACCGGCTGACGCTTTTTCTCGCCGGCGCCGGGTCCGAACCGTGGCGTCTTTACGAGTCCATCCTCGGATCGGGCGTCGCACTGGCGGGTCGCTCTACCGACCGCCGCGCCGACTGGTCGGTCGCGCTCGGCTGCGACATCCGCCCACGCGGCTTCGATCCGGAGGAGGCGCTCCTGCCGGTGCCCGGCCAGTCTTTCGAGGGCTACCGTCTGCTGCAGGAATATTTCGCCATGCCGCAGCGGTTCTTCTTCATCGATCTGTGTGGCCTCGGTACGGCGGTACGCCGGGTCGAGGGTCACGATCTCGACCTCTACATCCTGCTCTCGGAAAGCGCTCCGGCCCTGAAATCGATCACCCCGGCGAGCTTCGATCTGCACGCCGTGCCGGCGGTGAACCTGTTCACCAAGCGCTGCGACCGGGTACCCGTGTCAGCGGGCGACATCGACTACCATGTGCTGCCCGATCGCAGCGCGCCGCTCGATTACGAGATCTACCGTCTCGACAGCGTTACCGGCATTGCCGGCGACGATGCCGACGACGTGACCTTCCGGCCTTTCTACAGCGCCGAGGACTTCACGCCGTTCGGGGACCGGCAAACCGCCTATTACAGCGTCCGTCGCCGGATGCGGCAACGTTCGGAGACACAGCGCCTGAAGGGTCCGCGCACGTCCTATCTCGGTAGCGATCTCTACCTGTCGCTCAGCGACCACGAGCAGGCGCCCTACCCCGCCGGTATCGAACAGCTCGCGGTCACCGCGCTTTGCACCAATCGCGACCTGCCCCTGCTGACGCCGACCGGCGGCGGCGAGACCGATTTCACCCTTCCCGGCGGCGGCCCGGTGACCGGGATCCGCGCCATCGTGCCGCCGACCCGACCGCGCCACAGCCTTGCCGAAGGCCAGCATGCCTGGCGGCTGGTCAGCCACCTGAGCCTCAACTACCTCTCGATTGCCGACGCAGACCGAGGCACCGGCGCGGCCGCCCTGCGCGAGCTCGTCGGGCTTTACGCAGCACTCGGCGATCCTGGCATGGCGGGGCAGATGGAGGGGCTGATCTCGGTCGCCTCGCGCCCCGTGGTCCGCCGCATGGCAGATGGCGTGCTGTCGACCGCCGTACGCGGGCTCGAGCTGCGGGTGGGCTTCGACGAGAGCTTTTTCGAGGGCACGGGCTGCTATCTGCTGGGCGCGGTCCTCGAGGCGTTCTTCGCCAAATATGTTTCGCTCAACAGCTTCACCGAAACCGTCATCCACTCACAGCAACGGGGGGACATCGCGCGATGGAAACCGAGAAGCGGGCGCCGGGTGCTGATCTGA
- the tssE gene encoding type VI secretion system baseplate subunit TssE yields MADRMLAERLQPSLLDRLTDDAPDQANDTASTRTIDISRLRQIIRRDLAWLLNCANLEAEHDLEAYPHTARSVLNYGLPPVAGRSESGRRAETLRQAIRSAIERFEPRVLPESLEIVVRQERSTSGAIISFDIRGELWAKPLPVDLYLRTALDMSTGEVTVSRQG; encoded by the coding sequence CGCATGCTTGCCGAACGCCTGCAGCCGTCGCTGCTCGACCGGCTGACCGACGATGCGCCCGACCAGGCCAACGACACCGCGTCGACCCGCACGATCGACATCTCGCGCCTGCGCCAGATCATCCGGCGCGACCTGGCCTGGCTGCTCAACTGCGCCAATCTCGAGGCCGAGCACGATCTGGAGGCCTATCCCCACACGGCCCGCTCGGTGCTGAACTACGGTCTTCCCCCGGTCGCCGGCCGCAGCGAAAGCGGCAGGCGTGCTGAAACCCTGAGGCAGGCGATCCGCAGCGCCATCGAGCGCTTCGAGCCACGCGTGCTGCCCGAAAGCCTCGAGATCGTCGTCCGGCAGGAGCGATCCACGTCCGGTGCCATCATCTCGTTCGACATCCGCGGCGAGCTCTGGGCCAAGCCGCTGCCGGTCGATCTTTATCTTCGCACCGCGCTCGACATGTCGACCGGCGAAGTCACCGTGAGCCGGCAGGGATAG